Part of the Engystomops pustulosus chromosome 4, aEngPut4.maternal, whole genome shotgun sequence genome is shown below.
TTCACTCTCCAGTTTATTGATCAGTTTTGTCATTTGTAAATTTTCCTCTATGGTTTCTTGTTGTTGGCTTATCTCATTGTCTACATTTGCCTGTTGTTCTCCAATAACTTCTTTATTTCCATCAAGTTGTGAACCAATCACTTCAACCTCATTTTTAGCAATGACTTCTTCATGTATCTCAGATTCAGGCTGCTGCAGACTCAGTTGTAAATTAGATTCAACATTATGTAAATGGTGTCTCAGTGTTTCTATTTCTTGAGCAAAACTTTCTTTTTCAGAATTTATCAGTTCTAACTGAAGAACAAGGCTATGATTTTCTGAATGTAGCCGCTCTAGCTCTTCTTTTAAGTTAGAGGTTTCTGCATTAATTGTATCTGAATTCTGCTGTCCTGCTGCTGGCTGCAATTCTCCCCTTAATTTGTCATTTTCCTCTTCCAGTTCAAGTATTTTTTGTTGCTTGGATTTGGCaaattttctcattttgtctttCATACTTTCAATCTCCTGTTCTGCCTCTTCCAACTGCTTCTCCACCTCTTTCTTTTCAGTCTCCAcagtttttattttaccaaataACTCTTGCTTTTCCTGTCTCACAGATTCTACAGCCCGCTTCATTCGATCTGTTTCATTGCTTACATTCTCATAAGACTGTAGAAGAGTCTCATACTCCTTCTGCAATTCTGCAAGCTTTTCTTGCCATTCAAATACCTGAGAGTTCTGAGACAATTTCATAGCTTCAAACTCTTTCATTAAGTCCTCTCTCTCTTGTGTAATCCCCTCTAACGCTAGTTTTAAACTTTCACATGAAGCTTCCAAATTTTGGTTTTCCAATAAGCTTCTGTCAATTTCAGCAATAAGTTTATCTTTCTCTTCTTTCTGAGACGACACAGTTGTAAGCAATGTATCTTTTTCTACAAATAGTTGCTTAACCAAATCCTCTGATAGTTGAAGTCTGCTGGACAGATCAGCCTTAAGATCCATAACAGTGTCCAATTCCATTTTTAGAGTCTTGTTCTCTTTAAGCGCTTCTTTTCTAGAGATTAATGCAGCTTGAAGCTTTCTTTGAAGCTGTTGCTTGCCCTTTGCTTCCTCCATCTCTTCATCCTGCTTATTCTGTGACTCCAGTGACTGCATTTCAATCTTTCTCTGGTGTTCTTCATGCTCTTTAGCCTGAGCTTCGAGTTGAGTTTTAAGGGACTGAATAACTTCATCTTTCTCAACAACCAACATATTTGCATCCTTAATAGCTGCCTTTACGACCTCCAACTCATGGTGAAGTTGCTCAATCTCCTCCCCTTTATGAATTAATTCCTTCTTTAAATGATCTATTGTTATTTCATTCAGATTAGATATTTCCTGCATACTGCCTTCAAGTTCCGCTTTTAGAGAAGAGATACGCATTTCTAAATTAAGATTTTGTTCCTTTTCATTTTGTAGTTCTTGACCTAATTTTTCTATAATATCTTGCAAATGTGAAATCTCTTCTAACTGGCAATTTAGTTTGTCTTCTAGTTGTGAGGCTTTTAATTCCAGTTCATTTTTATGGGAATGTGAAACTTCCATTTCTGTTTGGTAATTTTTAGTAGTGCCATCTGAAACAGAGGATTTGTCAACCATATGGTCCTCGGTAATGGCAGGTGCAAAATCTACCCAATCACTTCCCCAGTGTGATCCATCATAATTCTCATCTGCAACTGACACCGAAATGAGATCTTCAGAAATATTAGGCattgtattttgtgttttttctgaTAGGGAGGGCTGGATAGTTTGTGTACCTCTTTCTTCATTAGCTACTTCACTTGGATGTGCTTTTTGATTTAACtgtagttttttgtatttttcttgcaATAGATTAAAGTCTTCCTTATGTTGCTTTAACTGTTCACGGTGGTGGCGATCTTTTTCCTGTGCTTTCTTTATGGTATCTCTGCGAGAATTCAAAACCTCTTGAACTTTCGTCTGCAAGATCTCCTTGTCCTGCTCAAGAGTTGCAATTCTGGATTTGAGTTCAATTCTTGCCTCTTGATCCTCAGAATTTCCTTCATGTGAAATGTGGGATTCTGCTGATGTTCTCTCTGCCTGCTCAGTTTTTAATAACTCAATTTGTCTAGATTTCTCTTTAAGCTCGAATGTTAATTCTTCAATAAAGTTCTGAAACTGTTCATTAGCCGCATTTTTCTCAGCAAGCTCTTTCTGAACAGCTTCCAGGTCAGATTCTCTTTCAGACAGTTGCCGTTTTAGATCACTTTCTACAATGCTTTGCTGAGATACTTCTTCAACAAGGGTCTTGACTTCAACATCACTAGTCAAGTTCTTGTCTTGATTTACTAATTGTTTCTCTAGTTTAGATATTTTGCGATTTAGTTCTTTTCTGCTAATAAGAGCAGCTTGTAACTTTTTCTTTAGCTGCTCAATCTCTTTTTTGTGATCCTCTAGTTGAGATTGAAGTTCTTCATTCTCTCTTCCTCCTACCTCTCTTGCTTCAGGTTGTGATTTGGTTATGTCAGCATGTAGCTGACTCTCCAATGCACTCTTCTCAACTTGCAAACCATCAATAACTTCTAAACTATTTTGATGTTTTTCTGTTAGGAGTTTCAACTCCTGTTCATAGTATTTCTTCTGGGCATCTAATTGAATTTGCAGCTCCTCATATTCCTTCTGTTTCATCAAGAGTTCACTTTTCTGATCTTTTAATTGCAACTGCAGAGTTCCCTGTTCTCCCTGGGAAATCAAAATAATTTCTTGACTTTGAGCAAGTTTTATAGCTTCACTTTCCAACTGACATTTCAACTCCACAAGCTCTCTCTGAACAGAGTCATGCATCTCCTGAAGGTGACTCTTCTCCATAGTAACCTTTTCTATTTGTACATGCATTTCTAGATTTTCAGTTCTTAGTGCCTCTAGTACTACGTCACCCTTCTCATTCTGATCTTGGATGGTTGAGTTCAATTGTTCCTTAAGAGCTTTTATCTCCTTACTCATGGAATATTTTTCCTCGTTAAGAGCCACCACCTTATCAGATAAGCTGTGGCTTATCTCTTCAACTTGTCGATCCTTTTCTGAAATGGATTCTTGAAGGCCTTCAATCTCCAATGTTTTTTGTGAAATCAGTTCTTGAAGTAAGACTTTTTCATGCTCATTAGTGGCAAGTTCTTCAGATAGTCTCTCCTCTTTAGCTTGACTAAGCTCAAGTATCTCCTTCAGGCTTTCAATATGCTTTTCCTTTTCTTCTAGATGGTTTTCCTGTAATTTTAAAATTTCATTTCGCTCAGATACAAGAAGATTAATATGGTCTAGGTCTTTCTGTAAAGCAGTGATCTTAAGGTCTTTAGATTTTGATTCATTTTCTAAACTGTTAACTTGTTCTACAAGTATATTCTGACTTTCATATGCAGTCAACTGTTCATTCTGGAGTAGCCCTTCTTCAGCTATAGTCTGTCCATTTCGAAGAGCCTCAAGCTTGAGTGAAATTTGCTTCTTTTCAGATGTTATAATCTCAATTTGGCTGTGGAGGTCTTCAACCTCTTTTTTCATTGAAGTAATTTCAGCATCTTTGTCTACTATAGTAGTCTGGTATTTTAGGTCAAAAGAGTCACTTGTATGGACATGCATGTCCGATTCCTCTAAtacatcttctctcttttctataGCCTTCTCATTTTGTGAACATTCATTTACTTTTTCATTCACTGGCATTTGtccttttagttgatttattTCTTTTTGGGTATCTAGTAGGTCCATCATAAGAATAGACAGTTGTTTTTCCTTTACGTCCTCAAGGGTTACATCCAAAACAAGCTCTTGAGATAGAGAGCTGGTTTTCACATTCAGAATAGTAGCCTGCGATATCTAAAAAACAAGGAAAAGATTATATCATTGACAATGATCAGTACATATGAACGCTTTTCACATTCATTATCCACatgccaattaaaaaaaaaaaaaattatttatataataataataaaatctgtACTCCAGTATTACAGCTTGTACCTTACCTGGTGGGTACTGACAGATTCCCGACATTCCCCTACAGATGATATGTTTTCAGTATCATCACCTACAAAACATTGTTTAATATGACATTTTAAAATCAGTAAATTTCTTAAATGTAAAGGTAAATGTTCTGCCCCCAAGTTTGTCTATATGGCATCTGTGTGACCAATAATATCCAAAGTCTTTAATCTgaatttaaatggaaaataatTGTTTTAAAGGAATTTCATTTCTAAAGGAAGTGGAATAACAGATAAACGAATAATTATTTCACAAATaggagattatatatatatatatatatatatatatatatatatatatatatatatatatatatatatatatatatatatatatatatatatatatatattagtatgtaACCATTGAGACACTAAAAGTTGAATACTTAGCTTTAGACATGTAGCTTACCTGTTGTCACAGTGTGGTGCTGCATATTAAGGTTTTCAATTGAGTGGGAGGCTCGACAGTCCTTTTGATCCCTTTGGGATTCCACAACCAGTCCACTAATGTGCTTATGCTCTTCTTGCAATGTATTCAACTCAGCCTGAGCAGCTCTTATTTTTTCCAGCTCCTGTTTCATACTCGCCAATTCATTCAGAGTTTTCTGCCCTCTTTCAATCTCTGCTTTCACCTGATCAAAATCTTTGAGAGATTCCTCTATTTTCTTAAGTTCTTCCTTCATTAAGGAAAGCTCTTCTTGCCTTTTATTTCCACTTTCTAGCTCAATTTCTACCATCTTCATTTGCAGATTACATCCATCAGATTCATTTCTGTTTTGAGACTCTTGCTGACCTCCTGTTGCTTTACTCAACAGCTCCTCATTAGATTCCTTCAACCTTTCTAGCTCAACCTCCAACTGTGCTTGGTTTTCTTTCCGTGTTTCCAGTTCCGCTCTCAAGTTCTGCAACTCCTCCTGCACAATCTTTTCTAGCTGTTCCTTAAGCTCCTGTAACTCCTTCTGGGTACCTTTTTCTTTCTCAAGCTGTTCTTTTAGTTCCTGCGACTCCTCCTGGGCatccttctctttttcaaactgcTGCCGTTCCTCCTGGGCACCCTTCTCCTTTACAAGCTGTTCTTTCAGTACCTGCAGCTCCTGTTGAGCACTCTTCGCCTTTTCAAGCTCTTCCTTTAGATGTTGCAGTTCCTCCTGAGCAACCTTCGCCTTTTCAAGCTCTTCCTTTAGATGTTGCAGTTCCTCCTGGGCACCCTTCTCCTTTTCAAGCTGTTCTTTTAGCTGTTGCAGTTCCTCCTGAGCACCCTTCTCCTTTTCAAGCTGTTCTTTTAGCTGTTGCAGTTCCTCTTGGGCACCCTTCTCCTTTTCAAGCTGTTCTTTTAGCTGTTGCAGTTCCTCCTGGGCACCCTTCTCCTTTTCAAGCTGTTCTTTTAGCTGTTGCAGTTCCTCCTGGGCACCCTTCTCCTTTTCAAGCTGTTCTTTTAGCTGTTGCAGTTCCTCCTGGGCACCCTTCTCCTTTTCAAGCTGTTCTTTAAGCTCCTGTAACTCCTCTTGGGCACCCTTCTCTTTT
Proteins encoded:
- the GOLGB1 gene encoding golgin subfamily B member 1 isoform X1 gives rise to the protein MFSRLSGLANTVLHELSGDGEGSENTRDSDPRPESGTDVDMSEDQIERLAHYEQLVVQLKELIQHKDVEIQHKDAELKQKESQIKSEREASDAKFAKLKLQAKAKVTTLNKQIEELKRTVANQTSQDGTVDPNSNGLNESFKNVQDQEDATSNFQDKINELTRQLQESQSNISELTKQLSESQETIAGLTIQLQDSHESVNQLTKSLQEKDDAVNMVLEKQELEICQIQRTLEEKCEALLSRNQVVEMLEQELQSAELQKQVLSEQFREMEQQLVSVRESLVAEQNGNAQQTELYEDLLKEKSILCQQLEEALNKQKDSASEREYLKSQLEMAQQQLDNTPQHDIGQIRVEIERGMEEELERLRVELQKEKGAQAELQQLKADLKKEKGAQEELQELKEQLEKEKGAQEELQQLKEQLEKEKGAQEELQQLKEQLEKEKGAQEELQQLKEQLEKEKGAQEELQQLKEQLEKEKGAQEELQQLKEQLEKEKGAQEELQHLKEELEKAKVAQEELQHLKEELEKAKSAQQELQVLKEQLVKEKGAQEERQQFEKEKDAQEESQELKEQLEKEKGTQKELQELKEQLEKIVQEELQNLRAELETRKENQAQLEVELERLKESNEELLSKATGGQQESQNRNESDGCNLQMKMVEIELESGNKRQEELSLMKEELKKIEESLKDFDQVKAEIERGQKTLNELASMKQELEKIRAAQAELNTLQEEHKHISGLVVESQRDQKDCRASHSIENLNMQHHTVTTGDDTENISSVGECRESVSTHQISQATILNVKTSSLSQELVLDVTLEDVKEKQLSILMMDLLDTQKEINQLKGQMPVNEKVNECSQNEKAIEKREDVLEESDMHVHTSDSFDLKYQTTIVDKDAEITSMKKEVEDLHSQIEIITSEKKQISLKLEALRNGQTIAEEGLLQNEQLTAYESQNILVEQVNSLENESKSKDLKITALQKDLDHINLLVSERNEILKLQENHLEEKEKHIESLKEILELSQAKEERLSEELATNEHEKVLLQELISQKTLEIEGLQESISEKDRQVEEISHSLSDKVVALNEEKYSMSKEIKALKEQLNSTIQDQNEKGDVVLEALRTENLEMHVQIEKVTMEKSHLQEMHDSVQRELVELKCQLESEAIKLAQSQEIILISQGEQGTLQLQLKDQKSELLMKQKEYEELQIQLDAQKKYYEQELKLLTEKHQNSLEVIDGLQVEKSALESQLHADITKSQPEAREVGGRENEELQSQLEDHKKEIEQLKKKLQAALISRKELNRKISKLEKQLVNQDKNLTSDVEVKTLVEEVSQQSIVESDLKRQLSERESDLEAVQKELAEKNAANEQFQNFIEELTFELKEKSRQIELLKTEQAERTSAESHISHEGNSEDQEARIELKSRIATLEQDKEILQTKVQEVLNSRRDTIKKAQEKDRHHREQLKQHKEDFNLLQEKYKKLQLNQKAHPSEVANEERGTQTIQPSLSEKTQNTMPNISEDLISVSVADENYDGSHWGSDWVDFAPAITEDHMVDKSSVSDGTTKNYQTEMEVSHSHKNELELKASQLEDKLNCQLEEISHLQDIIEKLGQELQNEKEQNLNLEMRISSLKAELEGSMQEISNLNEITIDHLKKELIHKGEEIEQLHHELEVVKAAIKDANMLVVEKDEVIQSLKTQLEAQAKEHEEHQRKIEMQSLESQNKQDEEMEEAKGKQQLQRKLQAALISRKEALKENKTLKMELDTVMDLKADLSSRLQLSEDLVKQLFVEKDTLLTTVSSQKEEKDKLIAEIDRSLLENQNLEASCESLKLALEGITQEREDLMKEFEAMKLSQNSQVFEWQEKLAELQKEYETLLQSYENVSNETDRMKRAVESVRQEKQELFGKIKTVETEKKEVEKQLEEAEQEIESMKDKMRKFAKSKQQKILELEEENDKLRGELQPAAGQQNSDTINAETSNLKEELERLHSENHSLVLQLELINSEKESFAQEIETLRHHLHNVESNLQLSLQQPESEIHEEVIAKNEVEVIGSQLDGNKEVIGEQQANVDNEISQQQETIEENLQMTKLINKLESEAKIKQSETEIMNEEIKVLMEDKFSLDTQLSNLQSRVTKMETEIEELEKKYQIAVGDLKEVNKQKHAIELEKDELEERLMNQMAELNGSIGNFQQDAIDLQVKNDSLQKELENLHLQLEEEKRQLERQKIEALSEAQKEFVEKLKSANQSAKGRKTESKELQELLREKQQEVRHLQKDCIQYQETISGLEREIKTLEFEHGNCEKEKLVSSNKLMKAMEDTKSAQNDLASFRVLLDDTQSEAARVLAENMKLKDEMRRITENTTAMLKKKEEDMERRLDIERDKHTKQIVNLQEKVNGLQQENERLQGTIVDFQNRILEKDQEMKDLQANLNQNIAKLAAFTRSMCSLQNDRDRVVDESKKWSEKFTDAMQKKDIEINDKEKVCMNLKNELLQITSHLEELKVEVNRLQTENKELVTSQQMEAEAHLKMRDSLFEEKAILSSSLEEEQKIHSICQQELKRCTQEANDRQNQLEALEIEVNQIKSEHESLLGAVKGLEAEVQNLMLRNEQILSDLQASKSLIEQLHKELEQKEQDVVQLLNSRDEAVSTAVGELHDVHAIECKMLEDRLKETEKERLDFQDKMEILKTQLMASQEEVDRSKGQLDSFTKSMRSLQEERERVLSDYQQLEQRHLDAILAKDGLIQDAAAESNKLREELRLLRSRTDDLNAQNAKLNAQLTRYRNDLKELISLKDSQLKQLLGEKLQEIEKLRHEQSNQEQQLMQEKGQREILQQELDETKVAKQQLLEEVDNLKLFVSQLQNELGIQGNQHEQAKQEILLLKDELLEMQNKLAHIEEESSRIQVEAEQRVQRAEDELNKKLQSMQHDTGILRNETETAEERVAELARDLMESEQRLLTANEEISALKAKLQAFEGSMRSLQDSHDLAQEEIQRLWEQRSEVSVLNAEISESKDLQSRLEMQIKDIMKTLQTKEEEITRITSELHISQTQLQMMSKEMFIQQENQSVLQGSLKAPRKEIERSLQSSSQKDTKISSIEAGISVEEFQKVQTEVQNLNSQLGDTLKQVHHKELRIQQLNSKLSQMFEEKNALSIQLRGSNQHLRDATSRCSSLERQVQVLQQKNLEALPSDSAPGAPQEKMEPQTETDQQLLELQQRYSELKHQNVEQEQVRSVLEQQLREERQISESRIQELEENLNKLRSHDSPASLHSAPHETSLLIETHGTRSVKTRGSSLRRFLRFFLCSRTKAPLLFSVYLLLIHVLLFLCFTGHL
- the GOLGB1 gene encoding golgin subfamily B member 1 isoform X2 — protein: MFSRLSGLANTVLHELSGDGEGSENTRDSDPRPESGTDVDMSEDQIERLAHYEQLVVQLKELIQHKDVEIQHKDAELKQKESQIKSEREASDAKFAKLKLQAKAKVTTLNKQIEELKRTVANQTSQDGTVDPNSNGLNESFKNVQDQEDATSNFQDKINELTRQLQESQSNISELTKQLSESQETIAGLTIQLQDSHESVNQLTKSLQEKDDAVNMVLEKQELEICQIQRTLEEKCEALLSRNQVVEMLEQELQSAELQKQVLSEQFREMEQQLVSVRESLVAEQNGNAQQTELYEDLLKEKSILCQQLEEALNKQKDSASEREYLKSQLEMAQQQLDNTPQHDIGQIRVEIERGMEEELERLRVELQKEKGAQAELQQLKADLKKEKGAQEELQELKEQLEKEKGAQEELQQLKEQLEKEKGAQEELQQLKEQLEKEKGAQEELQQLKEQLEKEKGAQEELQQLKEQLEKEKGAQEELQQLKEQLEKEKGAQEELQHLKEELEKAKVAQEELQHLKEELEKAKSAQQELQVLKEQLVKEKGAQEERQQFEKEKDAQEESQELKEQLEKEKGTQKELQELKEQLEKIVQEELQNLRAELETRKENQAQLEVELERLKESNEELLSKATGGQQESQNRNESDGCNLQMKMVEIELESGNKRQEELSLMKEELKKIEESLKDFDQVKAEIERGQKTLNELASMKQELEKIRAAQAELNTLQEEHKHISGLVVESQRDQKDCRASHSIENLNMQHHTVTTGDDTENISSVGECRESVSTHQISQATILNVKTSSLSQELVLDVTLEDVKEKQLSILMMDLLDTQKEINQLKGQMPVNEKVNECSQNEKAIEKREDVLEESDMHVHTSDSFDLKYQTTIVDKDAEITSMKKEVEDLHSQIEIITSEKKQISLKLEALRNGQTIAEEGLLQNEQLTAYESQNILVEQVNSLENESKSKDLKITALQKDLDHINLLVSERNEILKLQENHLEEKEKHIESLKEILELSQAKEERLSEELATNEHEKVLLQELISQKTLEIEGLQESISEKDRQVEEISHSLSDKVVALNEEKYSMSKEIKALKEQLNSTIQDQNEKGDVVLEALRTENLEMHVQIEKVTMEKSHLQEMHDSVQRELVELKCQLESEAIKLAQSQEIILISQGEQGTLQLQLKDQKSELLMKQKEYEELQIQLDAQKKYYEQELKLLTEKHQNSLEVIDGLQVEKSALESQLHADITKSQPEAREVGGRENEELQSQLEDHKKEIEQLKKKLQAALISRKELNRKISKLEKQLVNQDKNLTSDVEVKTLVEEVSQQSIVESDLKRQLSERESDLEAVQKELAEKNAANEQFQNFIEELTFELKEKSRQIELLKTEQAERTSAESHISHEGNSEDQEARIELKSRIATLEQDKEILQTKVQEVLNSRRDTIKKAQEKDRHHREQLKQHKEDFNLLQEKYKKLQLNQKAHPSEVANEERGTQTIQPSLSEKTQNTMPNISEDLISVSVADENYDGSHWGSDWVDFAPAITEDHMVDKSSVSDGTTKNYQTEMEVSHSHKNELELKASQLEDKLNCQLEEISHLQDIIEKLGQELQNEKEQNLNLEMRISSLKAELEGSMQEISNLNEITIDHLKKELIHKGEEIEQLHHELEVVKAAIKDANMLVVEKDEVIQSLKTQLEAQAKEHEEHQRKIEMQSLESQNKQDEEMEEAKGKQQLQRKLQAALISRKEALKENKTLKMELDTVMDLKADLSSRLQLSEDLVKQLFVEKDTLLTTVSSQKEEKDKLIAEIDRSLLENQNLEASCESLKLALEGITQEREDLMKEFEAMKLSQNSQVFEWQEKLAELQKEYETLLQSYENVSNETDRMKRAVESVRQEKQELFGKIKTVETEKKEVEKQLEEAEQEIESMKDKMRKFAKSKQQKILELEEENDKLRGELQPAAGQQNSDTINAETSNLKEELERLHSENHSLVLQLELINSEKESFAQEIETLRHHLHNVESNLQLSLQQPESEIHEEVIAKNEVEVIGSQLDGNKEVIGEQQANVDNEISQQQETIEENLQMTKLINKLESEAKIKQSETEIMNEEIKVLMEDKFSLDTQLSNLQSRVTKMETEIEELEKKYQIAVGDLKEVNKQKHAIELEKDELEERLMNQMAELNGSIGNFQQDAIDLQVKNDSLQKELENLHLQLEEEKRQLERQKIEALSEAQKEFVEKLKSANQSAKGRKTESKELQELLREKQQEVRHLQKDCIQYQETISGLEREIKTLEFEHGNCEKEKLVSSNKLMKAMEDTKSAQNDLASFRVLLDDTQSEAARVLAENMKLKDEMRRITENTTAMLKKKEEDMERRLDIERDKHTKQIVNLQEKVNGLQQENERLQGTIVDFQNRILEKDQEMKDLQANLNQNIAKLAAFTRSMCSLQNDRDRVVDESKKWSEKFTDAMQKKDIEINDKEKVCMNLKNELLQITSHLEELKVEVNRLQTENKELVTSQQMEAEAHLKMRDSLFEEKAILSSSLEEEQKIHSICQQELKRCTQEANDRQNQLEALEIEVNQIKSEHESLLGAVKGLEAEVQNLMLRNEQILSDLQASKSLIEQLHKELEQKEQDVVQLLNSRDEAVSTAVGELHDVHAIECKMLEDRLKETEKERLDFQDKMEILKTQLMASQEEVDRSKGQLDSFTKSMRSLQEERERVLSDYQQLEQRHLDAILAKDGLIQDAAAESNKLREELRLLRSRTDDLNAQNAKLNAQLTRYRNDLKELISLKDSQLKQLLGEKLQEIEKLRHEQSNQEQQLMQEKGQREILQQELDETKVAKQQLLEEVDNLKLFVSQLQNELGIQGNQHEQAKQEILLLKDELLEMQNKLAHIEEESSRIQVEAEQRVQRAEDELNKKLQSMQHDTGILRNETETAEERVAELARDLMESEQRLLTANEEISALKAKLQAFEGSMRSLQDSHDLAQEEIQRLWEQRSEVSVLNAEISESKDLQSRLEMQIKDIMKTLQTKEEEITRITSELHISQTQLQMMSKEMFIQQENQSVLQGSLKAPRKEIERSLQSSSQKDTKISSIEAGISVEEFQKVQTEVQNLNSQLGDTLKQVHHKELRIQQLNSKLSQMFEEKNALSIQLRGSNQHLRDATSRCSSLERQVQVLQQKNLEALPSDSAPGAPQEKMEPQTETDQQLLELQQRLRSHDSPASLHSAPHETSLLIETHGTRSVKTRGSSLRRFLRFFLCSRTKAPLLFSVYLLLIHVLLFLCFTGHL